From the Cohaesibacter sp. ES.047 genome, the window AGAACCGTGCGCTGGAATTCGGTGACCAGAAGCGCAAAGACATCAAGGGGGCTGCGCACCCGCGTGGTCTTGGCGAGGATCGAGCGCACCCGATCGAGGCTTCTGAGCGGCTTGAGGCGGGTCGTGACAATGACCCGGTTTGTGACAACAAAATGCAGCCAGCCAATTTCGGCCCCTTGATCGTCAAACCCGCGCTGAAAATCGACCAGCGTGCCATAGACGGCTTCCTGCGTTGTCGACAGGCGTTCGCGATATTGACGGCTCGTCAGCTCCTGCCGGGCTTCTTCATCGAATTCCTCAATGCTGTCGAGAAACCCACCGACCCGCGTGTCCGCCAGCCCCAGATGCAGCCAGACAAACCCGTCATCACCGTTGAGATCCTTCATTTCGATATCAAGAGGCAGCGACTGCCAGCGGTTGGTTTTCGCGTTATACCGAAAGGCCCAGATGAGGCCGGGAATGGTCGGTTCAGGCAATTGCATGCGTCAGCTTTCATCGATCTGTCCGGCAGCACTCAGGTCTCGTTGCCGTTCTTCTGCCAGGAGCTTTGGTTCCTTGCCTATAGCAGCTTGTGAGGGACAGAGAAAGCCGGTTGAGTTCAGCGGCCAAACCGCCGACCATTCTAGGCGGGTGACAGCCTCGGACGGTATGGCGATCTTGTCAGCTATTTCGTGCAAGTGGAGATATAATTAAGAAATTTCAAATAAATTAGAACTGATTTGCCACGGTCCCCCGTGGTGGATTTGGATGAACGGGATCAAATAATGGCTGAAAGCATTTTACAGCAGTTTGAGCAACTGGCCAAAGAGACGGATACGGCTGCTCGATCCCTGCTGATACGAAAGCTCACAGCTGAATATGCGCGGCGCACGGGAAAAGCGCCCAGCGATGTGGAGAGACAGCTCTTCTCGGCGCTGGTGCTGGATCTTTATGACCAGATTGATCTGAGCGTCCGGCGCGATATCATCACTCTGCTGGCCCGCACGCGCCACATCTCTACCCCACTGGCAGAGCGCCTCGCCATGGAACGCGATGAAATGGTCACGCCTCTGTTCCAGCATTCCCCCATGCTCAGCAATGACCTGCTCCTCAACGCCGTTCGCGCCAGGGGCGAGGCCGTTCTCAATGCAATCGCGAGCCGCAACGTCGTGCGTGAGGATCTCGTTGATGCGATCATGGCGAGAGCTTATTTGAGTGCGATCGGACGATTGCTGCGCAATCTGGGGGCTGAGTTTTCCGGCAAGGCGGTCATGCTCTGCTCCATCATTTGCCAGAAATCCGGTGAGATTCAGTCGGAGCTGGCTGTCCGATGCCTCGCCGACAAGGTGTTCTTCAACTTGCTCAACAAACGGGTGACAGATGGTTGCCCCTTCCTGCCCGCCGGTTTGGCCAGTGCATTGGAAAACGGAACACTGGAAAGCTTTGTTGAAAGCCAGATGAACCGGGGGCTCGCCCACACGGATGATGGCGCTTCCGTTGACCGCGAAGTGATGGTGGTGCAAATGAATCTGGGCGAAATGACCTTTGATGCTCTGCTCGAAGACATGATCAAAACCGGCAAGAAGGACGATATCATCTGGTTCCTTCGCGATGGACCGGGGCTTTCCTCCAAGGCCATGGAGCATTTGCTGATGACCGACGGCAACAAGACGCTGTACCGGGTTCTTGGCGAACAGGAGGTGAGCGTGAGGACCTTCGAGGCGCTGATGCAGTGGCGGATCGACAAGCTGGGTTTGTCACGCAGACATCAGTTCCGTGATATCGAGGAATATCGCCAGCAACTCAGGGGCCACGTCACCCGTCCGGCTTGATCTGACCGGTTTCAGTCCTTCCCACAAATAATCATGTTCCTGTGCGAAAGCTTTTGTTAAGATTCGCCATCGATTGCCGATTGCCCATCAACTGCCACCCCGGTTGGTTGGCCGAGGGGGCTTGACGGACAAAACACAGGAACCATGCTCTTGACGATAGAAAAACGCTTCAGTCTCACGGCCCTGCACCACACCGCTCTTGCGATCTGCGTGGGCACCGCGATGCTGGCCACCCCGGTTTGGGCCCAGTCCGAACAGGCAGAGCCGCAATCGGGGCCACAGTCGGGGCCACAGTCGGGGCCACAGTCGGGCACGGCAACGGCAGAGGTGGAAACGGGCGAGGCTGTGCAATCGGCGGCCGAAGAGGAATGGCGCGATGCATTCTTGCGTGAGCTGTCCGCTGTTGCCACCAAACTGGAGCGCCAGCGCAAGTTCAACGACATGCTTCGGGATCGGGTCGACATTCTGAACCATCGCATCGAGACACTTGAGGCCGAAAACAAAGAGCAGGCGGCGCGGCTCGAAACACTGGCCGAAGGCGAGCAACTTGCCCGAAAGGCCAGCCCTGACATGGACAAACCGTTCCCGTCCATGGAGCCTGATGAACCCGAGGCCGATAAATCGGCCAATGCTGAAGACAACAAATCAGATCAATCCGAGACGTCAGAGAAGTCAGCCAAAAAGATGCCGGGTGATTTTGAGCAGTTTCTCGACATGGGGGAGGCCATGATGCGCCGCTTTTTCGGTGTCGTGAAGGAGTTCCGGCAGGAATTCGAAGACAATAAGGTCTAGCCAAAGCGCTAAGGTGGGAGGCGCTCGATTGGTCCGACCCCTTTTGGGCCATCAGCTCGACGCCGCGACCGGTAGAGCAAAGTGGCCGACGATCAATTCGTGATCCGAGAGAACCTTGCCCACTTCATCCAGCGCAGGAATGATCTGGGCGCCCTTGCCGTCAAGGCCTCGCGCGCCGAACCAATCCAGCTGCATCTTGGGGCGAACAGCACCCGACAGGGGGCTTTTGCGGGTTGTCGGTCCGATGGCATTGTTGTCCCAGGTGAACCCATGACGCTCAGCGGCCTTGAACAGCGGTTCATTGCGCCCTCCGCCATTCGCCGGATCACCGCCCGTATTCAGGTCACCGCCGATGATCACCGGCACATCCGGGGCAAATGCATCAAGCGCCGCAATCAGCCGGTCAATCTGCGATTGTCGATAGGCGGACGGGGCGTTGTTCTCAAGGTGGGTTGAGACCGCGCAGACATCGCCAGCCTCCGTCGGCAAGATGGCCGCAATGGCACAGCGCCCGCCGACACGGGGCTGCTGGTCAACCCGAGCCGAGCGCAATCCTTCATCCGGGCAGAACCAGTGTCCGTGGTCGTCAAGCCGGATCAGCGCCAGACCCCTTGGCTTGACGCGACTTAACACGGCATTGCCATGCCAGCCCAGTTCATTGTGATCGTCCGCCGCCAGCCGCCGTTCGGCTTCGTTGCCAAGACCAAGTTCGAAAAACTCAAGCCCGAAGGCGTAATGCATATCCAGACTGTCGGCGAGCGCCCGGGTGGTGTTGCGCTGGTGGGTGCGGGCCATGCCCCCATCCATCTCGGAGACCAGCACAACATCCGGATCAAGATCCCGCAGGATATCGGCACTCTGTTCGGGATAAAGGCAGCGCTGCAAGTTCCACGCGATCGCGGTCAGTTGTGGCCCGATTGGACCGTGCGCCCCATACTCGCCACCAACTTCCAGACAATGCATGGCGTCCATCGCGGCGAACAGGCGGCAGTGCGCCTCATGGTTGCGCTCGGATGCCTGAATTGCCTCGACCATCTCGGCTTCGACTTTGGGAAGGGTGGAACAGGTACTTGTTTCGAACAGCTTCATTCCGGTGGTCCCCGGTGCATCCATTGGCAGCTGTCACATGTCAGTATGACGTCGTGGCTGCGCGCCTTGTCAAGATTCGGGGGCAACTTAAAGTGCTTTTGTAACGAACAGATGTCCCTCGCGGCACCGGCCTTTACCAAGTTATGACTCAGATCTGGTCAAGGTTCTGTCAAACGAAGGACAGCATCCAACTATTCTTGCAGGGAAGATATACCGCCTTGAGGATGGATGACATGGTTTGCCGATTCTCGACCATTTGGATCAAGGCACATGGAATTCTTGACAATCCGGACCAAAGCTTAAGCGATTTCCCCAAGTTGGTGCTCTTCTTTACCATGTTACGCGGCTAAATAGCTCAACAAGCGTGAGAATTTGCGAATATGTCAAAGCTACGGCTTGCCAAGCATGTTGCAACCAAGCATAGTTTCTTGCAAAGAAGTCGTAATACTGTAGTCGTTGGTCAGCTTCTTTTGGGAGCGGCCAAAACAGAGCTGGGCCGGGGAATTCTCCGTACTGGAATGAAGCCGCGGAAATGGGGACGAGCCAGGCTGGGGCCGGTTCGGAGAGCGAACCGAAGCATCGACAATTGCGATGCAACCCCTAATGGGCACTGCGACTATCTCATTGTCCGTTCCGTGACATTTAGTGACTACTTTCAGAATGGCCATGTCAGGTCTCTTGATCCGATACCGCCATGTTGCCCATACTGATTGGGGAGGAGTAAAGTGCAGCAGGCATCGCTGAATATCATCATCGCCGACGATCATCCACTTTTCCGGGGCGCGTTGCGCCAGACTTTGGAAACGATCTTCGATCAGATTGCCATCCATGAAGCAGGCACCCTCGAGCAAGTGGGAGATAGGCTCGAAGTGTCCGAAGACATTGATCTGGTGCTGCTCGATCTGTCCATGCCGGGGGTTCGCGGTTTTTCCGGTCTTCTCTATTTGCGGGCCCAATTCCCGGCCATCCCTGTGGTGATCGTGTCTGCCAGTGAAGACGTGCCGACCATTCGTCGGTGCATGGAATTCGGGGCATCGGGCTTCATTCCCAAATCCCAATCCATCGACAACATGGCCCAGGGCATCCGCGCTGTGCTGAATGGCGAAACATGGGTGCCAGACAGCATTGATCTCAGCGCCCCTTACAGTGACGAGATCACCGAATTGGTAGAACGCCTCAACACCTTGACCCCGCAACAGGTCCGCGTGCTGATGATGCTCTCCGAAGGGTTGCTCAACAAGCAGATCGCCTACGAGCTTTCGGTCTCCGAGGCAACGGTGAAGGCGCACGTCTCCGCCATTCTGCAAAAGCTCAATGTGGACAGCCGCACTCAGGCCGTGATCGCTGCGGCCAAGATCGAAGCCGGTCAGTGGCAGGCCATCTCTGGCAAGGGCTGACAAGCCTGATCAGACCAGTCTCGCTTGATATCAGGCCCGCGTCTTTATTGGATGCGGGCTTTTTCTTTCGTCTTTCGGATTTCTGAATTCGTTTAGCAACTGCCCCTGAGCGCACCGCTCACTGCGAATGGCTCAGGTGCAAGCGCTGTTCATGTGGTCTCTTGGTGCCTTCTGTTCACACTTCTGCGCATGGAAAACTCAACCAACGTGGAGGTCAGCAACAAAAATGGCAGCGGGGCAAGAGTGTAAAGCCAGCTGTAGAACCAGAGCACACTGTGATAGTAAATCAATTTGGCCCACATGGTCTCTTCGGGGCACCGAACGCCCTTCAACATGCTGCCGGTGCAGTTGGCATGGGTCATGTAAAACCCGATCCAACCGGAACCCGGAATGGCAACCAGCAGAACGAGCGCATGGGCCAGTAAGAACCAGCGTATCCAACTGCGGGTGCGGCAATAGAGAGCAACCATCAAACAGGCAAGCCATGCGGCCATGGGCCAGACGTTCATCCATGCTTGGTAGAAGACCTCGGGTAAAGACAAGATTGGATACTCCATGAATGGGAATGGTGCGGCTACTTCTGCCCCCGCCTGCGGATGGCGGTCATGTTCCATGTGTTGAGCAGGGCACGCAGCTGTGCCGGTTTCACCGGCTTGTTGAGCAGGGCCATGTCTTTTGACCTTGCCTCGTCACGGACCTCGGAGGTGCGGTCGGCGGTGATCAGACTGGCCATGATGTGATTGCCAAATTCCCGGCGCAGGATTTCGCAGGTTTCCGTTCCCAGCATATCATCCAGATGATAGTCGATAAGAATGCCATCCAGCGGCTTTTCACTTTCTCTGACCTTGATCTTGGCGTCGTCCACATCAGCGGCCGTAAGCACGATGCAGCCCCAGCCTTCGAGCATGGCCCGCATTCCGTCAAGAATGACAGGCTCGTTGTCGATGCACAGAATATGCAGATCGCTGAGCGGCTGTTTCGCCATTGACGGGGGCGCTTCGGCCCGTCGCGCGCTGTGCAGCAGGCGGAAGGCCGGCAGCTTGACCCCAAAGGCAGAGCCGACATTCGGGGTCGACATCAAGCGGATGGGGTGATCAAGCACCCGTCCGATGCGATCCACGATGGACAGCCCCAGACCAAGGCCCGCGGCGATGCGAGCACCCTCATCAAGGCGCTGGAATTCAAGGAAGATCTCCTCTTGCTTGGCCTCGGGGATACCAACGCCCGTATCGTGAATCTGCACTTCGATGGCGCCAGCCAATCGGCGGCACCCGACCAGCACCCGTCCTTGGGTGGTGTATTTGATGGCGTTGGAAATGAGGTTCTGCAACAGACGCCGCAAAAGTTGCTTGTCAGAGCGGACATGCAGACCACACGATACAATCTTGAGCTCTAGGCCCTTTTCCTTGGCCTGCGGTTCAAAGTCGATCCGCATCCGGTCGAGCAGTTCATCGATCGGAAAGGCTGAGATCTGCGGTTTCATCGCGCCGGAATCAAGCCGTGCGATATCGAGCAATGCTGCCAGAATGTCTTCGACCGCTTCCAGTGAGCTGTCGATGTTGGTCGCCATCACGGAGCTTTCGGCAATTCTGGCATCTTCGGTTTTCTCGGCGATGGTCTCGAGGCGATTGACCAGCGCCGTGGTGTAAAGGCGCGCGGCATTCATCGGCTGCATGATGTCGTGGCCGGCGGCAGCCAGAAAGCGGGTCTTTGAAATATTCGCCTCTTCCGCGTCCTGCTTGGCACTCCTGAGGGCATCGTTCAGATGCATCAATTCGCGCGTGCGGTCCTTGACCCTCCGCTCGAGGGTTTCGTTCGAGGCTTCGAGCGCCCTTTCGGCCCGAACCCGTTCGGATACATCACTGAAGGTGATCACGACACCGCCGTCCGGCATCGCATTGGCCCGCACATCAAGGGTCATTTCCGAGCTGGCCATATGCTCCTGATAGGGGGCCTGTTGCACCACGATGAGATCGATCCGCTCGTTGACGAGCATGTCGACCGGACCGTCACCAAGGTCTCCTCGGGCGGCAATGTGATGCAGGATCGAGGGCAGGGGGGTGCCAACCTGGCCGAACTCTGCGGGGATCTTGAGAAGGTCCCGAAAGGGCTTGTTCCATAAGGTCAGGCGCAGATCCGGATCGAACACCGCAATGCCCTGGCGCACATGGTTGAGCGCGGTCTGCAGCAGATCCCGGTTGTACTGCAGGGCTTCTGACGCATCGTCCAAAAGCTTCATCGTCCCTTTGGGGGCGACTTCCCGTCGCTTGAGCAGAAGACTCATCAGCAGCCGGGATGAGGCCGACCCGATGGCGCTGGCCAGCAGTTGTTCCGCAAAGCGCAGGAACTGCGGATCCACCTCCATGTTGCGATCATAGGTCGTATCGCGCTGCTGGGCATGGGCGCGGAATGACCGCTGTGTGCGCTCGGCACCCAGATAACGCGCCACCATGTCCTTAAGGTCTCCAACCGTCAGCATCGTGCGCCACAGCCTGAGCGCTGGCGAAGGGCGCAATTCGTCCGGCACGAACACATTGGCCTGCAGACGTTCGATCAGCTCCGGCCTGCGAGACACGGAGCCTGCGGTATAGGCAATGAAATTGAACAACAAGCTCCAGAAGACGCCATGCAGCAAAGGTGGCAGGTCGGTGCCGAACAGGGCCTGCGGTTTGAGGAAGGGGATGTCGAACGGGCCGTGATGGATGAAGTCCAGCGGGAATAGGCCGGATTGCGCAAACATGGGCATCAGCAGGGTATAGACCCATATGGTGAAGCCGATCACCAGACCGGCAATCGCTCCGCGCGCATTGGCACGCTTCCAGACAAGCCCGCCAAGCAGCGCCGGCAAAAACTGGGCCATGGCAGCAAAGGCGATGAGGCCAATTTGTGCCAGAGCCGTATTGTTCACCGCTGTGCGATAGAAGGCATAGGCGAGCGTGAACATCAACAGAATCGCCAGTCGCCGTACATTGAGCAGAGCGCGGCCCATGTCGGGCGTATAGATCGCCTGATCGGCGTGGCGACGCAAAAAGATCGGCAGCACCAGATCATTCGAGATCATGATCGCGAGCGCGACCGATGAGATGATGACCATCGCCGTTGCCGCCGAAAGCCCGCCAAGGAAGGCAACCAGCGTGACGAATTCCGATCCAGCCGTCATCGGCAGCGTCAGCACGTAGCTGTCCGCATCCACATCAGCACCCAGAAGGATCTGCCCGGCAAGGGCGATGGGAATGACGAACAGATTGATCAGAACCAGATAGGTGGGAAAGAGCCAGGTTGCACGGCGCAGGGACGCTTCCGAGGTATTCTCCACCACGGCAACGTGGAACTGTCGAGGCAGCAGGATGGCGGCCCCTGATGACAGAATGATCAGCACGATCCAGTTGATGGCATCAGGGCCCTTGTTGGCAGGGCCAAGCGCGGAAATGCCCGCTTCTGCCGCCTGCATCCACAGGTCAGACGGGCCATCGAACATCCAGAAGGTGACGAAAATACCGACAATCAGGAAGGCGATCAGCTTGATGACACTTTCGGTCGCCACAGCCAGGATCAGCCCGCCCTGATGCTCGGTGGCGTCCGCATGACGCGTGCCGAACAGGATGGCGAAGATGGCCATCGCGATGGCTACAAAAAAGGCGATGTCGGCGAGAACCGGAAGCTGGTCATTGGGGAAGGAGAAGTGCAGATGCTCCATCAGAATGGCAACCGACGTTGCCACCGCTTTGAGCTGCAGCGCGATATAGGGCATCGTGCCAACAACCGCGATCACCGTCGCCACGGCCGCCACCTGCTGGTTCTTGCCATATCGGGCACCGAGGAAATCGGCGATTGAGGTAATGCGTTCGGTCTTTGACAGTTTGATAATGCGCCAGACCAGCGGGAAGCCTAGCGTGAAAACGATCATCGGCCCGATGTAGATAGTCAGAAAATCAAGGCCGCTGGTCTGTGCGAGGCCAACCGAGCCGAAAAACGTCCAGCTCGTGCAATAGACGGCCAGCGACAGCGCATAGAGATTTGGATTGCGTTGTCCGGGCGGGCGCTTGCGCGCACGGTGATCCCCATAGGATGCGATGGCAAACAACAGCCCGATATATGTCAGGGTCGTCATAACGACCATCCAGCCTTGCATCATTCACCGCAATCCTTCCTCACTCATGAAAAAGCTATAGCACATGCATTTTCAATGGAAGGTGTGAAGCGTCAGGAAGCGACATGCTTAGACGAATTTTCAAGAGAATAAATGCCTTCTGAGCCTGACGCGAGGTCAGCACCTGCCTCAAATGCATTGTCTCTTGCATTGCGACAGCTTTCTGAGCGAGGATATCCCAAGCACGCTATTTCACGTCCCCCCGCAGAGTTTTCCATTCAATAAGACCAAGGAAAGACAATGGCTTCGTCGCATTCCTCCGATACGGCGCCTGATCTGGGCCGAGACCTTTTGGCCAATTTGAGCCACGAAGCAACAAAGACGCCGCCAAGCGGCATCGTTGATATACGCAGCTACGCCGCAGATCGACAGGATGTCGTGCCGCTCTGGGTCGGCGAGGGATGCATGCCAACGCCGGACTTTATTTGCGAGGCGGCCAACCAGTCGCTCAAGGCCGGCGAGACTTTCTATACACACCAGTGCGGCATTCCGGAATTGCGCGAGGCCATCGCTCGCTATCATGAGCGGCTTTATGGTCGGCCCTTTTCAACGGAACGCTTCTTTGTGACCGGATCGGGGATGCAGGCGATCCAGATCGCGGTCCGCATTCTGGCCAGCCCCGGCGACGAGATTGTCGTGCCGACCCCCGCATGGCCAAACTTGGCTGCGGCGGTACAGGTCGCCAGCGCCCGCCCCGTGGAAGTGCCGCTCGACTTCTCCCCCGAGGGCTGGCATCTCGACCTCGACAAGCTGTTTGCTGCCTGCACTGAGCGCACCAAGGCGTTGTTCATCAATTCCCCGTCCAATCCGACAGGCTGGGTTGCCTCCAGCGATCAGATCAAGGCGATCCTCGACTTTGCCCGCGAGCGGGATCTCTGGATCATTGCCGACGAGATCTACACCCGCTGCTATTATGGCGAGGATCGAGCGACCGCGCCGTCCTTCTATGACATCTGTGAAGAGAATGACAAAATCTTCTTCGTCAACTCCATGTCCAAGAACTGGGCCATGACCGGTTGGCGTGTCGGCTGGCTCAGCGCCCCGCCTGCGCTCGGCGACATCATCAGCAACCTGATTCAGTATTCGACTTCCGGCGTAGCCCCCTTCATGCAGCGCGCTGCGGTCGTTGCACTGAATAACGGTGAGTTATTTATAACTGAACAAATCGAGAGAGCCCGCGAAGGGCGAACAAAGCTGCTGACGGCCTTCGCCGGGCACAATTCGCTTAAGTATGCGCCGCCAATGGGAAGTTTCTACTTCTTTTTCGGGCTGGACGGGGTGACGGATGCGCTTCCTGTCACCCGAAAACTGGTTGATGAAGCCGGTGTTGGATTGGCACCCGGGTTTGCGTTCGGTCAAAGCGGGTCCGCGTTTATGCGACTATGTTTCGCAACAAACCCGGATCAGATGGATAAGGCCATTGATCGCTTGACGCATTGGTTAATTAGACAATAGTCGCGGAAATCCGGGTTTCTTGGACATGAAACAAACCATAGAGACCCCCTGGAATGGATGGAACGCTAACCATCAATGGCCCCAAGCATACCGATGGCCTGACCGTTGAGAGACAAGAAAAGCCTTTTCATCCTATCGAGCATGTGGATGCAAGGCTGATATCCCTTCTCGACATGGCTGCGGATTCCATTTGTCTGATCGATGATCATTCCCGCATCCTGCTGTTCAACAAGGCTTCGGAAACCCTGTTCGGATACAGCGCCGAGGATGTCATCGGCCAGCGCGTCGATATCCTTATGCCACAAAAATATGCCGAGCATCACGATGGCTGGATCGCGCGTTATCTCGAAACCGGCGAGCATTCCATCATCGGGATCGGCCGCGAGGTTCAGGGACAGCACAAGGACGGAACGACCTTCCCGTTCGATCTTTCCGTCGGGGTTGCAGAGACCGAAAATGGCAAGCAGTTCATTGGTGTGATGCGCGACCTGCGCGCACGCAAGGAAGATGAACAGCGCCTTCGCAGTCTGCAGACCGAACTCAATCAGATGACGCGCATCAATGCGATGGATGAGATGGGGGCAACCGTCGCCCACGAGCTCAATCAGCCGCTGACCGCGATCATCCTTTACCTTCAGGCCGTCGAGCGCAAAGTCTCCAAGCTGGCAGACAGGGGCCCCATCACGTCCGAAGATGTCGAGCAATTGTCCGATCTGTGCGGCCGGGCCATTCAGGAAGCACAGCGCTCCTCGTCGCTGCTGCAACGCATCCGCTCGATCATCGAGAAGAAGGAACCCGAACGGACGACGTGCGATCTGGTTGAGATCATCCGCAAGGCACACAAACTGTCTTTGGTTGGTTTTTCGGCAACCGATGTCTTCATCGATCTTTCTGCCCCTGATGATCTGCCGCCCGTGTCTGTCGATCCTGTTCAGATCGAGCAGATCTTTCTCAATCTTTTGCGCAACGCCTTTCAGGCGATGCGCGAGGTTGAACAGAAGGCCATCAAGATCAGTCTCAAGATCGTCACCGACGAGGAGGATCGCCGCGACAGACTGCAGGTCCGGTTCCAGGATACCGGATCGGGCATTCCGGACAGTCATCGCAAGAACCTGTTCAAGGCCTTCGATTCCGAACGACGCAATGGCATGGGTCTGGGCCTGGCCATCGCGCGATCCATCGCCCAGAACCATGGTGGCAGCCTCGATCTGGCACCGTTTGACGAAGCCCAGCCGGGTGCCTGTTTCCTCCTCACCCTGCCCATCGCCTCCTCACCCTCGGACGAATCCGAACCCAAGACAGAGTCTTCCGAGAGCATGGATGGCAGCCAGTAAACAGCGTTCCGGCCACCTAGCCCGATGAAAGCCAAGAGGCAACTTGATGACAACTGATTTGCACCCTTCTATCCATATCGTTGACGACGATCCCGCCGTCCGGGATGCTTTGTCCGTATTGTTCGAGCTGGAAGGATATCAGGTCGAAACCTTTTCCAATGGCGAGGATTTCCTTGCCTTCTCGCGTGAAAATGTTCCGTCCGTTATCCTGCTCGACGTACATATGCCGGGCCGCTCCGGTCTGGAAGTGATGGAAGAACTGGCGGCTCGCCATGTCGCAGCCCCCGTCATGATCATTTCCGGCCAGGGGGACATCCCAATGGCCGTCAATGCGATCAAGATGGGCGCCCATGACTTTATAGAAAAACCGTTTGATGGCACCGAAGTGGTCGACCGGATCGAGAAAATTCTCGAAACCGCTAAAAAGATTCCGGATGCAGGCCAGTCGGCGCTCACCAACTGGAGCTTCCCCAATGCGGAGTCCCTGACACCGCGCGAGCGGGATGTTTTGCTCCAGATTACGCAAGGGGCATCGAACAAGGAAGCGGGACAGCATCTTGCCATCTCCCCGCGCACCATCGAGGTGCATCGTGCTCGCATCATGGAAAAGCTCAAAGCGCGCAATACGGCGGATCTGGTTCGAATCGTTCTGACCGGCCATTGAGCCAACAAGACGAATCCAGTCTTTTTAACCCCAAATTCTTCAACCCCGGTCCCTTGGATCGAGGTTGTGTTTTACATCGCCTGTGATCGATGTGAACTGGTCCTCTGCGCCCTTCGCAGATAGATTGAGGTGCACAGTGATTTGCAGTCTTCCTTTTACGTAAAGTGAAGGTGCCTGCTTTTTACGAGCGGGTAATCAATTTCACATCTCAAGCCATGTGCTTAATCCATAAATTACGTAAGATTAGGCGGATATATACGACTTTTGCACAGGACAACAATGCGCTGTTGCGCCTTAGATGTTCCGTTTTCTCATACATGCACTTGATGGGCATTTTTCCAGATAAAGGAATCGCTGATTGAGACGCGGTTTTCTTGCGAAGCTTGTGTTCGCCCACAGCGGAAAATTTGTTTGATCTACAACAAACTAGCCTTCAATTTGTCTATATGTGTGTAGAAAATAAACGTGTTTGACGGAAAATTAAGGCTAATACGCACCTTGTCCGCCATGGTATTTCCGTTCATGATAAGGGTAAATACGTGTAAGTTCGTTTTTCAAATGGACAGATTGCGACAAGATGAAACATGTCGTATAGGTGCTGGCAGTCTTTGGCATAAGACATGAAATGTGGGACACCAGCCCTGCATAAGGGGAGTTGCTGAGATGTCGGAAGAACGCTATATCAAACTGGCAAGTCATAGTGCACAAAACCGTGTGCTTCCTTCACAGCCCCCTCTTAAGGCAAAAAGCGAATATAAAGGCATCATGTCAAGCGAGCAAAGCCGGCACAAAACCTTTCCCTCCCACGGTGTCGTTTTCTTCGAGGGCGATCCGGCCAACAATATCTATGAAGTGGCCGATGGTTCGGTCATGCTCTACAAGCTTTTGCCCGATGGCAGGCGTCAAGTGGTGGAGATTCTGGGGCCGGGTGACCTGTTTGGCGTTCCTGCTGGCGATGTTTATGACACGTCTGCGGAAACCCTCACGGAAACTCTCGTGCACATGATCTCCAAGAAGGATGCGGAAGGCTCCAATGAGCTTCAGCAGCACATGAGGAAATGCCTGGTGTCTCAGGTTCAGAATCTTCATGAGCA encodes:
- a CDS encoding NahK/ErcS family hybrid sensor histidine kinase/response regulator, translating into MTTLTYIGLLFAIASYGDHRARKRPPGQRNPNLYALSLAVYCTSWTFFGSVGLAQTSGLDFLTIYIGPMIVFTLGFPLVWRIIKLSKTERITSIADFLGARYGKNQQVAAVATVIAVVGTMPYIALQLKAVATSVAILMEHLHFSFPNDQLPVLADIAFFVAIAMAIFAILFGTRHADATEHQGGLILAVATESVIKLIAFLIVGIFVTFWMFDGPSDLWMQAAEAGISALGPANKGPDAINWIVLIILSSGAAILLPRQFHVAVVENTSEASLRRATWLFPTYLVLINLFVIPIALAGQILLGADVDADSYVLTLPMTAGSEFVTLVAFLGGLSAATAMVIISSVALAIMISNDLVLPIFLRRHADQAIYTPDMGRALLNVRRLAILLMFTLAYAFYRTAVNNTALAQIGLIAFAAMAQFLPALLGGLVWKRANARGAIAGLVIGFTIWVYTLLMPMFAQSGLFPLDFIHHGPFDIPFLKPQALFGTDLPPLLHGVFWSLLFNFIAYTAGSVSRRPELIERLQANVFVPDELRPSPALRLWRTMLTVGDLKDMVARYLGAERTQRSFRAHAQQRDTTYDRNMEVDPQFLRFAEQLLASAIGSASSRLLMSLLLKRREVAPKGTMKLLDDASEALQYNRDLLQTALNHVRQGIAVFDPDLRLTLWNKPFRDLLKIPAEFGQVGTPLPSILHHIAARGDLGDGPVDMLVNERIDLIVVQQAPYQEHMASSEMTLDVRANAMPDGGVVITFSDVSERVRAERALEASNETLERRVKDRTRELMHLNDALRSAKQDAEEANISKTRFLAAAGHDIMQPMNAARLYTTALVNRLETIAEKTEDARIAESSVMATNIDSSLEAVEDILAALLDIARLDSGAMKPQISAFPIDELLDRMRIDFEPQAKEKGLELKIVSCGLHVRSDKQLLRRLLQNLISNAIKYTTQGRVLVGCRRLAGAIEVQIHDTGVGIPEAKQEEIFLEFQRLDEGARIAAGLGLGLSIVDRIGRVLDHPIRLMSTPNVGSAFGVKLPAFRLLHSARRAEAPPSMAKQPLSDLHILCIDNEPVILDGMRAMLEGWGCIVLTAADVDDAKIKVRESEKPLDGILIDYHLDDMLGTETCEILRREFGNHIMASLITADRTSEVRDEARSKDMALLNKPVKPAQLRALLNTWNMTAIRRRGQK
- a CDS encoding response regulator transcription factor, with product MQQASLNIIIADDHPLFRGALRQTLETIFDQIAIHEAGTLEQVGDRLEVSEDIDLVLLDLSMPGVRGFSGLLYLRAQFPAIPVVIVSASEDVPTIRRCMEFGASGFIPKSQSIDNMAQGIRAVLNGETWVPDSIDLSAPYSDEITELVERLNTLTPQQVRVLMMLSEGLLNKQIAYELSVSEATVKAHVSAILQKLNVDSRTQAVIAAAKIEAGQWQAISGKG
- a CDS encoding DUF2336 domain-containing protein, encoding MAESILQQFEQLAKETDTAARSLLIRKLTAEYARRTGKAPSDVERQLFSALVLDLYDQIDLSVRRDIITLLARTRHISTPLAERLAMERDEMVTPLFQHSPMLSNDLLLNAVRARGEAVLNAIASRNVVREDLVDAIMARAYLSAIGRLLRNLGAEFSGKAVMLCSIICQKSGEIQSELAVRCLADKVFFNLLNKRVTDGCPFLPAGLASALENGTLESFVESQMNRGLAHTDDGASVDREVMVVQMNLGEMTFDALLEDMIKTGKKDDIIWFLRDGPGLSSKAMEHLLMTDGNKTLYRVLGEQEVSVRTFEALMQWRIDKLGLSRRHQFRDIEEYRQQLRGHVTRPA
- a CDS encoding endonuclease/exonuclease/phosphatase family protein, giving the protein MKLFETSTCSTLPKVEAEMVEAIQASERNHEAHCRLFAAMDAMHCLEVGGEYGAHGPIGPQLTAIAWNLQRCLYPEQSADILRDLDPDVVLVSEMDGGMARTHQRNTTRALADSLDMHYAFGLEFFELGLGNEAERRLAADDHNELGWHGNAVLSRVKPRGLALIRLDDHGHWFCPDEGLRSARVDQQPRVGGRCAIAAILPTEAGDVCAVSTHLENNAPSAYRQSQIDRLIAALDAFAPDVPVIIGGDLNTGGDPANGGGRNEPLFKAAERHGFTWDNNAIGPTTRKSPLSGAVRPKMQLDWFGARGLDGKGAQIIPALDEVGKVLSDHELIVGHFALPVAASS